The Candidatus Omnitrophota bacterium genome has a window encoding:
- a CDS encoding glycosyltransferase family 39 protein — protein sequence MEQGSRKYFILLVILVFAVGIFLRIAFLKDIDYSGSVPDEKFYLKYASYMAVAKDASIQALVVDYINGDFFHIFPSPLRAGYIVIASYWMRLIAQFNYQALSYMSAFFSIMSLFVGYFFTKRLFDEKIALISLSLLAFSPMNLAFSRRAQPESMLYFFIILTLWIFYEALKKDNIALRIAFALSLFSAIMVKESNLLIVPFFLIVIFWKRRFSLLVYLILSLAAVVMSWLIVTGSLANLARLIEIIITSPLTNKWARMYLTGPITRYGLDFFLISPLTVIAAAAFFIWYFRDKNLWTEPCSYLVLFFIVYYLANSLYIKNARYVIALDFPIRVFTAITVYGLASKSKAKRALIVSAPILLIVCLDFYIFYSFYVRNTVFYDTITGNLIGSWEKFILRM from the coding sequence ATGGAACAAGGGTCGAGAAAATATTTTATCCTGCTTGTAATCCTTGTTTTTGCGGTAGGGATATTTTTAAGAATAGCGTTTCTGAAAGACATAGACTATTCAGGCTCTGTGCCGGACGAAAAGTTTTACCTGAAATACGCGTCCTATATGGCGGTAGCTAAGGATGCGTCTATACAGGCGCTGGTGGTAGATTATATTAACGGCGATTTTTTTCATATATTCCCAAGCCCATTACGGGCAGGTTATATTGTTATCGCCAGTTATTGGATGCGGCTTATAGCGCAGTTTAATTACCAGGCTCTTTCTTATATGTCGGCGTTTTTCAGTATTATGTCGCTTTTTGTCGGATATTTTTTTACAAAAAGGCTCTTTGATGAAAAGATAGCGCTGATCAGTCTTTCATTGCTTGCTTTCTCTCCTATGAATCTTGCTTTTTCAAGAAGGGCGCAGCCTGAAAGCATGCTGTATTTCTTCATCATATTGACGTTATGGATCTTTTACGAAGCGCTTAAGAAAGATAATATAGCGTTAAGGATAGCGTTTGCGTTGTCGCTATTCTCGGCAATTATGGTAAAAGAGTCGAATCTGCTGATCGTGCCGTTCTTTCTCATTGTTATTTTCTGGAAGAGAAGATTTTCATTATTGGTATATCTTATTTTATCCTTAGCGGCTGTTGTTATGTCATGGCTTATCGTTACGGGAAGTTTAGCCAATCTGGCAAGGCTTATTGAAATCATAATAACGTCGCCATTGACCAACAAATGGGCCAGAATGTATTTAACGGGTCCAATAACGCGCTACGGGCTGGATTTTTTTCTCATATCGCCGCTTACAGTTATCGCCGCGGCGGCATTCTTTATCTGGTATTTTAGAGATAAGAACCTCTGGACGGAGCCATGCTCATATCTGGTGCTATTTTTCATAGTATATTATCTCGCGAACAGCTTATACATAAAGAATGCGCGGTATGTGATAGCGCTCGATTTTCCGATAAGGGTATTTACGGCCATCACGGTATATGGCTTGGCGTCAAAATCAAAAGCTAAAAGGGCATTAATAGTCAGCGCCCCGATTTTATTGATAGTGTGTTTGGATTTCTACATCTTCTACAGCTTTTATGTCAGGAATACGGTATTTTACGATACTATAACAGGTAATTTAATAGGCAGCTGGGAAAAATTCATATTAAGAATGTAA